CCCCGACCGCCTCGGTCCGCCGCCCGGCCCCGAACAGGCGGGCCGCCCGCGCCGTGGTGCCGTACGACAGGAACGTCAGCTGCGTGGCGACCTGCGTGAACAGCACGCCGCCCAACGCCAGCCCGGCCAGCGCCAACGCCCCGTAGTGCCCGACCACCGCCGTGTCCACCAACACGTACAACGGCTCGGCCGCCAACACCACCAACGCCGGCGCGGCCAACCCGACCACCCGCCGAGCCGGCACCCGCTCCTCCACCAACCCACCCCCCGAAACCGCGCGAGTCGAACCTCCAGGCCCACCGTGTCGAACACTCCGGACCCCCGAGTTCAACATTCGGGGCAACCGGCAGGTCCCGGCCAATCCAAGCACCTCTCACATTCGGGACCTGAACGTAGAACTCGGGGGTCCCGAAGGTTCGACACGAGGGGTCGGAGTGTTCGACTCGCGCGGTTAGGGGGTGGTGGTGCGGGTCAGGGCGGTGCGGAGGTCGGCCAGGACCCGGTCGGCCGGGCCGGTGGCGGTGAAGCCGGCGGCCAGGCGGTGGCCGCCGCCGCCGAGGAGCTGGGCCACCTCGCGGACGTCGACGCGCGAGACCGCGCGCAGGGACACCGACCAGTGGGACGGGCGCAGCTCCTTCAGCACGGCCGCCACCTCGGCCTCGGACGCGGTGCGCACCAGGTCGACCACGCTCTCGACCTCCTCGGGCCGCAGGCCGGCGGCGTCCTCCAGCGTCACCACCGCGTGCACCAGGCCCAGGCCGCCCGCGGCGTCGCGCTCCAGGCACGCCCGGCCCAGCACCTTGGCCAGCATGCCGAGGTACCCGAACGGGTGAGAGTCCATCAGGGGGCGGCTGACCGCCTCGGCGTCCACCCCGGCCGCCAGCAGCCGGGCGGCCACCTCGTGCGTGGACGACGACGCGTGCCGGAACGAGCGGGTGTCGGTGACCAGGCCCGCGTAGATGCACCTGGCCACCGGCTCGTCCAGCTCGACGCCCAGTTCGTCCAGCAGCCGCAGCACGACGACCGCGGTCGCCTCGGCCTCGTCGTCCACCACGTTCACGTGCCCGAACCGCGGGTTCGACACGTGGTGGTCCAGCACCACGACCACCCCGGCGGTGGACACCCGGTCGGCCAACGGCCCCAGCCGCCCGACACTGCCCGTGTCCAGGGCCACCAGCACCGGCGGCGCGGCGGGCACCTCGGCGGCGGGCACCAGCAGCCCGGCCACGTCCAGGTCGCGCAGCGTCTCCGGCACCTCGTCGGGCGCCCCGAACGACACCCGCACCGCGACCCCGCGCCGGTGCAGCACCAGGCCGAGGGCCAGGGCGCTGCCCAGCGCGTCCGCGTCGGGGTTCACGTGCGCGAGCAGGGTGACGTCGGTGGCGTCGGACAGGACCCTGGCCGCCTCGGCGATATCGGCGGTCAGGTCGACAACAGGTGCGCGATGCTCGTTGGACACGACGGGAACGCTAGTCCGCGTCCTCGGCCTCGCGCGGTGGCTTGTACGGGTCGGGTTCGCCGGCGGGTTCGGCACCCGAGGCGATGCGCGCCACCTCGGCGTCCGCCTCCCGCGCCCGCGCCAGCAGCTCGTCCATCCGCCGCGCCTCGTCGGGCACGGTGTCGGTGACGAACGACAGCGTCGGCGTGAACCGGACCCCGGTCTGCTGGCCGACCATGGTGCGCAGCACGCCCTTGGCCTTCTCCAGCGCCGCCGCGGCACCCGCGAAGTCCGGTTCGGCGTCCAGCTTCTCGCCGAGGACGGTGTAGTAGACCGTCGCGTCGTGCAGGTCACCGGTCACGCGCGTGTCGGTGATCGTGACGCGGGCCAGCCGCGGGTCCTTCACCTCGTGCTCCAGGGCGGAGGCCACGATCTGCGAGATCCGCTTGGCCAGCTTGCGAGCCCGTGCCTGGTCGGCCACGGCGCTCCCCTCCTCTTCCTACTCGTCCTCCGGCCCGACCAGCCTGTGGCGGGCGGAGAGCAGCTCCAGTTCGGGGCGTCCGGCCACAAGTCGCTCGCAGGCGACCAGGACGTCCCTGACATGCTCGGCGTCCGCCGCGACGGCCGCCACTCCGATCAACGCGCGGCGATGGAGGTCCAGGTGGCCGGCCTCGGCGACGGACACCTCGAACTTGCGCCGCAGCTCCGCCACGACCGGCTTCACCACGGACCGCTTCTGCTTCAACGAGTGGACGTCACCGAGCAGCACGTCCAGCTCAAGGGCACCGACGAACAAGGTTGATGATCACCCGGGGTGCTCAGGGGCAGCGGGGGGCCGCCCCGGGGACGAACCCCGGGGCGGCCCCGCCACCAACCGACGTGGAGACGGTCAGGCGCGCGGCTTCTCGCGCATCTCGAACGTCTCGATGACGTCGCCGACCTTGAGGTCGGCGTAGTTGCCGAGCGTCAGACCGCACTCGAAGCCCTCGCGGACCTCGGTCGCGTCGTCCTTGAACCTCTTCAGCGAGCTGATCGGCAGGTTCTCCTGGACGACGTTGTTGTCGCGCAGCAGGCGGGCCCGCGCGTTGCGGCGGATCTCGCCCGACAGCACCATGCAACCCGCGATCGTGCCGACCTTGGAGGACTTGAAGACCTCGCGGATCTCCGCGCGGCCCAGCTGGACCTCTTCGTACTCCGGCTTGAGCATGCCCTTGAGGGCCTGCTCGATCTCGTCGATCGCCTGGTAGATCACCGTGTAGTAGCGGACGTCCACGCCCTCGCGGTTCGCCAGCTCCGTCGCCTTGCCCTCGGCCCGGACGTTGAAGCCCAGGACGATCGCGTTGCCGGCGACGGCGAGGTTGATGTCGCCCTCGGTGATGCCACCCACGCCGCGGTGGATGACCCGCAGCTCGACCTCGTCGCCCACCTCGATCTTCATCAGGGCGTCTTCCAGGGCCTCGACGGTACCCGAGTTGTCACCCTTGATGATCAGCGTGAGCTGGCTGGTCTCCTTCAGCGCGGCGTCCAGGTCCTCCAGGCTGACGCGCTTGCGGCGGGCGGCGTTGAGCGCGTTGCGGGCGCGGGCCTGGCGGCGCTCGGCGATCTGCCGGGCCACCCGGTCCTCCTCCACCACCAGGAACGTGTCGCCCGCGCCCGGCACCGAGGTCAGACCGATGACCTGGACCGGACGGGACGGGTACGCCTCGGTGACGTCCACGCCGTGCTCGTCCACCATGCGGCGGACGCGGCCGTACGCGGCGCCGGCGACGATCGAGTCGCCGACCCGCAGCGTGCCGCGCTGCACCAGCACCGTGGCGACCGGACCACGACCGCGGTCCAGGTGCGCCTCGATCGCGACGCCCTGCGCCTCCATCTCCGGGTTGGCCCGGAGGTCGAGCGAGGCGTCGGCGGTCAGCAGGATCGCCTCCAGCAGGCCGTCGATGTTGATGCCCTGCTTCGCCGAGATGTCCACGAACATGGTGTCGCCGCCGTACTCCTCGGCGACCAGCCCGTACTCGGTGAGCTGCTGGCGGATCTTGGCGGGGTTGGCCCCCTCCTTGTCGATCTTGTTGACCGCGACCACGATCGGCGCGTCGGCCGCCTGGGCGTGGTTGATCGCCTCCACCGTCTGCGGCATGACGCCGTCGTCGGCCGCCACCACGATGACCGCGATGTCGGTCGAGTTCGCACCGCGGGCTCGCATGGCGGTGAACGCCTCGTGACCCGGGGTGTCGATGAAGGTGATCAGGCGCTCGTTGCCCTCCAGCTCCGTCGTCACCTGGTAGGCGCCGATGTGCTGGGTGATGCCGCCGGCCTCGCCCTCCGCGACCTTCGCCTTGCGGATGGTGTCCAGCAGGCGCGTCTTGCCGTGGTCGACGTGACCCATGACGGTGACGACCGGCGGGCGGACCTGGAGGTCCTCCTCGCCACCGGCGTCGTCGCCGTAGGTGATGTCGAACGCGTCGAGCAGCTCGCGGTCCTCCTCCTCGGGGGACACGACCTGCACGTTGTAGTTCATCTCGGAGCCGAGCAGCTCCAGGATCTCGTCGGACACCGACTGCGTCGCGGTGACCATCTCGCCGAGGTGGAACAGCACCTGCACCAGCGAGGCCGGGTTGGCGTTGATCTTGTCGGCGAAGTCGGTCAGCGAGGCACCCCGCGGCAGGCGGATCGTCTCGCCGCTGCCCTTGGGCAGGCGGACGCCACCGACCGAAGGCGCCTGCATGTTGTCCATGTACTCCTGGCGCTTCTGCCGCTTCGACTTGCGGCCGCGGCGCGCGGGACCACCGGGGCGGCCGAAGGCGCCCGCGGCACCACCGCGGCCACCGGGGCCACCGCCACCGGGACGACCGCGGAAACCGCCGCCGCCACCACCGGCCGGGGCACCGCCGCCACCGCCACCGGGGCGGAAGCCGCCGCCACCGCCACCGCCGCCGCCACCGGGGCCGCCGCGGAAGCCACCGCCACCGCCGCCACCACCGGGACCGCCGCGGAAGCCGCCGCCACCGCCACCGGGACGACCGCCGCCGCCACCGGGACCGCGACCACCGCCACCGGGGCCGCCGCCGGGACGACCACCACCGCCACCGGGGCGGGGACCGGCCGGGCGACCGGGCATCATGCCCGGGTTCGGCCGCGGCGGCATGTTGCCCGGGTTCGGGCGCGGGCCGCCGGAACCGGCGGAGCCGCCCGGACGGGGACCGGCCGGACGCGGGTCACCGGGCTTGGGCGAGCTGGGGCGCTCGCCGCCGCCACCCGGCGCCTGCGGGCGCGGGCCCTGCGGACGGGGCGCGGGCGCGCCACCGCCGACGCCGAACGGGTTGTTGCCCGGGCGCGGCGGCCGGGGGCCCTGCGGCTTGGGGGCCTGGGGCCTCGGCGGCACCACGGACGGGTTGTTCTGCGCGGCCTGCGGCTGCGGGCGCGGGCCGGGGCGCGGACCGCCCGGCTTGGGCGCCTGCGGGGCCCTGGGGGCCTGGGCCGCGGGCTGCTGCTGCTGGGCGGCGGGCTGCCGCTCGGCGGGCTGCTGGGTCGGCGCCGGGGCCGGGGCGGGCGCCGGGGCGGCCGCCTGCGGCTGGGGTGCCGGCGCGGGCGCCGGGGTCTGGGTCACCGGCGGCTTCGGGGCCTGCGGCTTCGGGCCGGGCACGGGGCGCGGACCGGGTCGCGGACCGGGGCCGGGCACGCCGGGGCGCGGGGCCTCGGCGCGGGGCTCCGCGGTGCGGTTCTGGGCCGCGGGGGCCGGGGCCTGCGGCTTCGGGGGCGCCGGGCGGGCGCCGGACGACTTGGGCTTCGACTCGCCCTTGGCGTACGCGTCGCGCAGCCGACGGGCCACCGGGGCCTCGACGGTGCTGGACGCCGACTTCACGTACTCGCCCTGGTCGGCGAGCTTGGTGAGTAGTTCCTTGCTCGTGACTCCGAGCTCCTTGGCGAGCTCGTGCACGCGGGCCTTGCCTGCCACTGCACTCCTCTGGCGATGGAGGCCGGCGGGCAGTCCCCGTCGACCTCGTCTTATCGTCGCGCGTTCATGTCTTCAGCTTCACGGCTGACTCATGACGGGTCGACCTGCTTCCTTGCTTCCTGTCGGTCGCGGGGCGTTCCCGCGACCTGCTTCGACTGCTGCTCGACGTGACCGCGCACACCCTCCACGTCGAGCGGTCCCCCGATCCGGAAGGCCCGCGGGAACGCCCGTCGCTTCTCGGCGTTGCGGAGGCAGTCCGGGTCGGGGTGCAGCCAGGCACCCCTGCCGGGCAACCTGCGGCGTGTGTCCGGGATCACGACCCCGTCCACGACCACCATGCGCAGCAGCTCGGAGGGCAACGTCCGAGCGCGGCACCCTACGCACGTACGAACTGGGCCGATGTGCTCTGGATCCGATCCCCGACGTTGAACCACTGATAAGTCTATCCCCTACCGCTTATTCAGCCGAACCGGATGTCGCCGCGCCCGCCGGGGCGGAACCGCCGGCGTCCGCGTCGGACCGGATGTCGATGCGCCAACCGGTCAGCCGAGCGGCCAACCGGGCGTTCTGCCCCTCCTTGCCGATGGCGAGGGAGAGCTGGAAGTCCGGCACGACCACGCGGGCCGTCTTGGCGCGCTCGTCGAGCACCCTGACAGAGACAACCTTCGCAGGCGAGAGGGCATTCCCGACGAACGTGGCCGGGTCGTCCGAGTGGTCGATGATGTCGATCTTCTCGCCCGCCAGCTCGCTCATCACGTTGCGCACCCGGGCGCCCATCGGGCCGATGCAGGCGCCCTTGGCGTTGACCCCGGGCACCGTCGAGCGGACCGCGATCTTCGAGCGGTGACCTGCCTCACGTGCCACCGCGGGGATCTCCACGGTGCCGTCGGCGATCTCCGGGACCTCCAGCGCGAACAGCTTGCGGACCAGGTTCGGGTGGGTGCGCGAGAGGGTGATCTGGGGGCCGCGCGCGCCGCGTGAGACGCCCACCACGTAGCACTTGATGCGCGAGCCGTGGTCGTACGCCTCGCCGGGCACCTGCTCGGCCGGCGGCAGGACGCCCTCGGTGTCGCCGAGCTGGACGACGACCATGCCGCGGGCGTTGGCGCGGGCGTCGCGCTGCACCACGCCGCCGATGATCTCGCCCTCCTTGGCGGAGAACTCGCCGAAGGTGCGCTCGTGCTCGGCGTCGCGCAGGCGCTGGAGGATCACCTGGCGGGCGGTGGTCGCGGCGATGCGGCCGAAGCCCTCGGGCGTGTCGTCCCACTCCTCGGCGACCGTGCCGTCGGTGTTCAGCTCCTGCGCCAGCACCCGGACCACGCCCGTCTTGCGGTCGATCTCGACGCGCGAGTGCGGGTGGTGGCCGTCGGTGTGCTTGTAGGCGGTGAGCAGGGCGGTCTCGATGGCTTCGAGCACCGTGTCGAAGGGGATGTCCTTGTCCCGTTCGATCGCCCTGAGAGCGGCGATGTCGACGTTCACTCCGACTCCTCCTCCGAGTGCTTGCCGTCGAGGAGGGCCAACTCCTCGACCGGCGGCTGCTTGAACTCCACTTCCACCACGGCGCGCTCGACGTCCGCGTACTCGACGCGGCGCAGCTCGCCCTTGACCAGCAGCACGACCCCGGTGTCGTCGGCGTCGCCCACCCGGCCGAACCACTCCACCTGATCGGGTTGCTTGACCTTGACCAGGCGCAGCCGGTTGCGCTTCCAGTGGCGCGGCCTGGTGAGGGGGCGCTCCGCGCCGGGGGAGGTGACCTCCAGCGTGTACGGGCCGGCCATCAGGTGGTCGTGCTCGTCGAGGGCGGTGGACACGGCACGGGTGACGCGCGCCACGTCGTCCAGGCCGATCCCGTCGTCGCCGTCGACGACGGCCTTGACGTGGCGGCGACGCCCAGCCTGGTTCACGTCGAGGGACTCCAGGTCGTAGCCGGTGGACTCGACCGCCTCCCGCACGACGGGCGTCAGCTGCGCGGCGAGCTCTCCGCGCGGCGGGCTGGACACGTGGTGACTCCTGTTCGTGGTGTTTCGCGGTGTGCAGCGGGCACGGCGACCCCGGTCGACGCTGCACTCGCCGGCCGTGGTCGCCCAGACTATCTCGTCCGGCGGGGTGCGCACGTCCCACGGGCCACCGGGGCGGCTCTGGCAGGATCGGGACACGTGATCGGTAGAACCGCGCCCAGCAGGCGGGGGGTGCTGCTGGCGGTGGCCGCGGTACCCCTGGCAGTCGCGTGCACCACACCCGAGCCCACCCCGTTGCCGCCGGACGCGCTGGAGGAGCTGATCCGGTCGGCGCGCGCGGACGCCGCCCTGGCCGCGGCCGTGGGCGCGCCGGAGACGGCGACGGCGCGGACCGAGCACGCCGACCGGTTGGCGGCCGAGGTCTACCGCGCCACACCGCGGGTGCCCGGGTCGTCGGTGCCGCCGTCGGCGCCGCCGTCCGTGGCGCCGCCGGCGGGTGCGACGCGGGAGGGGCTGGTGGCGGCGCTGCGGACGGCGCAGAAGCAGGCGGCCGACCTGGTGGCGTCGGTGCCGGCGCACCGGGCCGGGTTGGTCGCGTCGGTGGCGGCGGGGTGCGCGAGCCTGGTGGAGGCGTTGTCGTGAGCGTGGAAGCGGTGCAGGAGGCGTTGGCCGCCGAGCACGCGGCGGTGTGGACGTACGGGCTGGTCAGCGCGTTCATCACGCAGCAGGGCGCGGCGGTGGCGGAGGGCGCGACGGCCCACCGCGCCCGGCGGGACACCACCGAGCGGTGGCTGCGCGACCAGGGCGCCACCCCGACCCCGCCGGCCGCCGCCTACCTGCCCCCGACCCCCGTGGACAGCGCCGCCTCGGCCATCGCGGCCCTGATCGCGGTCGAGACCGACGCGTGCGTGGCGTGGCGCGGCGTCCTGGAGCGCACCGACGACGCCACCCTCCGCACCTCGGCCCTGGACGCCCTGACCACCTCGGCGGTGCGCGCCACCCGCTGGCGCAAGGCAGCCGGCCTGACCCCGCTCTCCATCACCTTCCCAGGCACCCCAGTCGGCTGACCCCGGCGTGTCATGCACTCGAACCGCGCGTGTCATGCGTTCAGCACCCGTGTGTCATGCACTCAGCACCCACGTGTCATGCGTTCAGGCCCTCTGAGCGCTGAACTCGGAGGGTCTGAACGCATGACACGCCGGGTCTGAACGCATGACACGCGCGGCGGGAAGGCATGACTCGCGGGGTTAGGTGAGGTTGGCGGCTAGGCGCAGGGCGTCGAAGCTGATCTTCTTCATCAGGTGGTTGTGCTCGGGTTCGTTGGGGCCGTGCTTGACGGAGTCCGACTCGACGATGACCACGTCGCGGTCGCGCTGGGTGGAGGCGAAGCCGCCGCGGGCCAGGGTGGTCAGGCCCTCGACCTTGACCGCGCCGTCCTTGACCAGGTCGTTCACGTTCCCGGTGCCGTCGCGGGTGGTCAGGTCCTTGAGCTTGGCGGCGTCCTCGGTGGTCTTCATCCGGACCACTGACACGGACGTGTAGACCGTCATCCCGTCGGGGGTGGTGGTCGTGTACAGGCCGCGCGTGAGCTGCTGGCACGGGGTCCGCGTCAGGAACGCCTTCGTCTCCCCGTACGCGTGCACCGCGCAGTCGCTGTCCTTCAGCGGCTCGGGCACCTGCGGCGACTCGGCGAAGGTGAACTGCCCGGCGGGCGCCGACGTGGGGGCTGGTGTCGCCACCGGGCTCTTCTCCGGCTTCACCAGCAGCCAGACCAGGCCGGACACCAGCGCCACGCCGAGCAGCCCCAGGCCCTTGACCAGCAGCCCGCGGCGGGGGCGGGCCGGCGGGGGCGGGGTGGTGCTCATCAGCGAGTCCAACTGCCCCAGCTCGGACCGCCACAGCGGGGCGGTGTCCGACGGCCGGATCGGCGGGATCCGCTGCGTCACCTCTTCGGGTGATTCAGGAGGAACCGACACAAGAACTCACGGTAACGGAAGCGGCTCAGCCGAGCGCTTCGAGCACCAGTTCGACGTCCTCCGCCGAGTTGTACAGGTGGAACGCCAGCCGGACCCGCCCCGCGCGCACGCTGGACCGCACGCCGGCCGCCGCCAGCCGCTCCGCCGCGGCGGGCGGGACGTCGAGCGAGACGATCGCGCTGCCCCGCGCGGGCAGGCCCAGCCCGGTCAGCAGGGCGTCGGCCAACCCGACGTTGTGGTCCCGGACCTCCGCCAGGTCCAGCGACGCCAGGTAGGCCAACGACTCGGCCGCCCCGTACTGCGACAGCCACACCGGCGCCACGTCGAACCGGCGCGCGTCCGAGGCCAGCCGCACCGGCAGCCCGTACACCGTCGCCATCGGGTCCTCGCCGCCGTACCAGTTCGCCGCCACCGGCACGGTCCGCTCCAGCGCCGACGGCGAGCAGGCCAGCCACGCGCACCCGCGCGGCGCCATCAGGAACTTGTACCCGACCCCCACCACCCAGTCCGCCCAGCCCAGGTCCAGCGGCAGCCACCCGGCGGCCTGGGAGACGTCCAGCAGCACCGGCACCCCGGCCGCGCGCAGCCCGCCCAGGTCGACGACCCGCCCGTCGGCCGACTGCACGACGCTCACCGCGACCAGGTCGTGCCCGCCGGCCGCGGCCGGCACCTCGTCCAGGTCGACCTCGGTCACCCGCAGCCCCCGGGCCGCGAACGGGAAGGTCACGCTGGTGAACTCGCCGCGCGCCACCAGCACCGACGCCCCCTCGGGCAGCGCGGCCGCGACCATGGCCACCAGGTGCGCGGCCGTGGCGCCCTGCGCCACCCGCGCCGCGGGCACGCCCACCAGCCGGCCGAACCCCGCCCGCGCGGCGGCGATCGACGGTTCGGCCGAGTCCGGCGTGTCCTGCCCGCCCGCCCACCGCCCCACGGCGGCGGCCACGGCCTCGGCGGCGGGCCGGGGCGGCACGCCGATGCTCGCGGTGTTCAGGTAACCCGGCGGGACGTCGAAGGTGGTGCCGAAAGCGCTGCGCATGTGATCATCACACCGCCCGGAGCGCCCCGCCGTCCACGGACTTCTTGCGCCGCGCGTAGACCTGCTTGCGGGTGCGCGCCACGACCTGGCCCTCCGCGTCGACCACGTCGGTGGTGAACCACACCAGCGCCTTGCCACCGTCGGCCGCCAGCGACCGCACCTCGTCCAGCTGCTCGTCGGTCAGCCGGAACTCCGCGAACACGTCGCCGCGCCCGGGCCGGACGAACTCGATCTCGGCCGCCTTGTCCCACACCACGTGGTCGCGCCGCAGGTGCTGGAGCACCATCAGCATCCAGAACGGGTCGGTCATCGCGAACAGCGAGCCGCCGAAGTGGGTGCCCACGTAGTTCCGGTTCCACCGGTGCATCCGCAGCCGCACCCTGGCGTAGCGGTAGTCGTCGGACAGCTCGACCACGCGGATGCCCGCGAACAGGAACGGCGGCCACAGGTTCATGCCGCGACGGAGACGCGAAGCCTTCATGGGCGACATGTTACCCATGGGTAATTTCAGTGGAGGATGATCGTATTCCTCGTCACCCTCGCCGCCGCGTCCGAGCACAGGAACGCGATCACGCCGGCCACCTCCTCGGGCTGCGACACCTCGTGCGAGGCGCGCACCGCGTCGTTGACCCACCCGGTGTCGACCACGCCCGGCTTGACCACGTTCGCCGTCACGCCGTGCGGCCACAGCTCGCCGCCCGCGGCCAGGGTGTAGCTGTCCATCGCCGCCTTGGCCGCCCCGTAGGACACCTCGCCGGGGAACCCGAGCGGTCCGCCCGAGGTCAGCCCGACGATGCGGCCCCAGTTGCCGCCGCGCGCGACGTGCCGCCGGGCGAACTCGGCGATCATCAGCGCGCTCGCCCGCGCGTCCACGGCGAACTGCGCGTCGAAGGTCTGCGCGGTCACGCCCCGCAGCACCCGCCCGAACCGGTCCACCTCGGTGGCCAGGAACGTGTCCTGCACCCAGGCGGAGGCGTTGTTGACCAGCACGTCCACCGGCCCGAAGACCCGCTCGGCGGTGTCGAACAGCCGCGCCGGCGCGGTCACGTCGGCCAGGTCCGCCTCCACCGCGTGCGCCCGGCCGCCCGCCCCGGTGATCGCGGCCACCACCTGCTCGGCGCCCGACTCGCGGGCGGTGAAGTACGCCCCGGGCAGGCTCGGGTCGGGCGTGGGCACGAACCGCAGGTAGGTGACGAGGACCTGCACCCCCTGCGCCGCGAGGGCCCGCGCGGTGGCGGCGCCGATGCCCTGGTTGGCCCCGGTGACGATCGCGGTGTGGATCACGGCCCGAATCGTGCCGGCCGGTCGCGCGCGGTCGCACGGCGTTTACCGGCACAATGCCGACGTGCGCAGCGAAGAGATCCAAGTCCGCACCGGCTCCGAAGAGGTCGTCTACGACCTGACCCGCCATTGCGAGGACTTCCTGGTCGACGTGGACGGTGACGGCCTGCTGCACATCTGGGTGCCGCACGCCACGGCGGGCGTGGCGGTCCTGGAGACCGGCGCGGGCAGCGACGACGACCTGCTGACCGCGCTCAAGGACCTCCTGCCGGCCGACAACCGCTGGCAGCACCGGCACGGCACGCCCGGCCACGGCCGCGACCACGTGCTGCCCGCCCTGGTGCCGCCGTACGCGACGATCCCGGTGCTGGGCGGCGTGCTGGCGCTGGGCACCTGGCAGTCGGTGTGCCTGGTCGACACCAACGTCGACAACCCGGTCCGGAAGGTCCGGCTGAGCTTCCTGCCCGGGTAGCGGCGGAGCTCCCCCCTGTCGAATCGCTCTCGTCCACCCCGAACGGATGAACCGACGAGGTACGGTGCCCGGGTGACTTACCCAGGTGACGGGCAGACCGGCTGGGGCGGCCAGCCCAACCAGGGCGGCTGGGACCAGCAGGGGCACGGCCAGCAGCAGGGCCAGCAGCAGGGCCAGCCGCAGTACGGGCAGCAGCCGGAGTACGGCCAGCAGTACGGGCAGCCGCAGTACGGGCAGCAGTACGGTCAGCAGCCCTACGGCCAGCCGGACTACGGGCAGCAGCAGTACCCCGGCGGGTACGGCGGCCTCGGCGTGTTCTCCGGTGGCGGGGAGCCGCCGCGCAAGAGCAGGACCAAGCTGTGGCTGGCCATCGGCGCGGTCGTGCTGGTGCTCGTCGGCGGTGGCGCCACGGCGTTCCTGCTGACCAGGGACGAGACCCCGTCGGCCGGGCCGAGCAGCAGCAACACGTCGCAGCCCACCACGACGAGCCGCCCCAAGCCGACCACCACCACCAAGCCCTCGACCGACCCGGCCGCGACCTGCGAACCGGTCAAGCCGGGCTGGAACTGCCTGCCCGTCCCCGCGCTGTCCTACAGCTACGACGTGCCCAAGGGCTGGTCGCCCTCGTCGGGCACCGCACCGGTCGAGGGCATGACCGACGTGCGGCTGACCGGCCTGTCCCTGGTCGACGCCTACGACTGCGGCGGCAAGGGCTTCACCCGCGGCGGCGCGGGCGGCGCGGTCGTGCCGCAGAGCGACCTGGCCGCGGTCGCCAAGGACTTCGCCCAGAAGCTCGGCACCCAGTTCTACAACTCGGCGCCGAAGTCCGAGGTGAAGCTCGGCGAGCCCA
This portion of the Saccharothrix syringae genome encodes:
- a CDS encoding DHH family phosphoesterase, whose translation is MSNEHRAPVVDLTADIAEAARVLSDATDVTLLAHVNPDADALGSALALGLVLHRRGVAVRVSFGAPDEVPETLRDLDVAGLLVPAAEVPAAPPVLVALDTGSVGRLGPLADRVSTAGVVVVLDHHVSNPRFGHVNVVDDEAEATAVVVLRLLDELGVELDEPVARCIYAGLVTDTRSFRHASSSTHEVAARLLAAGVDAEAVSRPLMDSHPFGYLGMLAKVLGRACLERDAAGGLGLVHAVVTLEDAAGLRPEEVESVVDLVRTASEAEVAAVLKELRPSHWSVSLRAVSRVDVREVAQLLGGGGHRLAAGFTATGPADRVLADLRTALTRTTTP
- the rbfA gene encoding 30S ribosome-binding factor RbfA → MADQARARKLAKRISQIVASALEHEVKDPRLARVTITDTRVTGDLHDATVYYTVLGEKLDAEPDFAGAAAALEKAKGVLRTMVGQQTGVRFTPTLSFVTDTVPDEARRMDELLARAREADAEVARIASGAEPAGEPDPYKPPREAEDAD
- a CDS encoding DUF503 domain-containing protein; the encoded protein is MFVGALELDVLLGDVHSLKQKRSVVKPVVAELRRKFEVSVAEAGHLDLHRRALIGVAAVAADAEHVRDVLVACERLVAGRPELELLSARHRLVGPEDE
- the infB gene encoding translation initiation factor IF-2, yielding MAGKARVHELAKELGVTSKELLTKLADQGEYVKSASSTVEAPVARRLRDAYAKGESKPKSSGARPAPPKPQAPAPAAQNRTAEPRAEAPRPGVPGPGPRPGPRPVPGPKPQAPKPPVTQTPAPAPAPQPQAAAPAPAPAPAPTQQPAERQPAAQQQQPAAQAPRAPQAPKPGGPRPGPRPQPQAAQNNPSVVPPRPQAPKPQGPRPPRPGNNPFGVGGGAPAPRPQGPRPQAPGGGGERPSSPKPGDPRPAGPRPGGSAGSGGPRPNPGNMPPRPNPGMMPGRPAGPRPGGGGGRPGGGPGGGGRGPGGGGGRPGGGGGGFRGGPGGGGGGGGFRGGPGGGGGGGGGGFRPGGGGGGAPAGGGGGGFRGRPGGGGPGGRGGAAGAFGRPGGPARRGRKSKRQKRQEYMDNMQAPSVGGVRLPKGSGETIRLPRGASLTDFADKINANPASLVQVLFHLGEMVTATQSVSDEILELLGSEMNYNVQVVSPEEEDRELLDAFDITYGDDAGGEEDLQVRPPVVTVMGHVDHGKTRLLDTIRKAKVAEGEAGGITQHIGAYQVTTELEGNERLITFIDTPGHEAFTAMRARGANSTDIAVIVVAADDGVMPQTVEAINHAQAADAPIVVAVNKIDKEGANPAKIRQQLTEYGLVAEEYGGDTMFVDISAKQGINIDGLLEAILLTADASLDLRANPEMEAQGVAIEAHLDRGRGPVATVLVQRGTLRVGDSIVAGAAYGRVRRMVDEHGVDVTEAYPSRPVQVIGLTSVPGAGDTFLVVEEDRVARQIAERRQARARNALNAARRKRVSLEDLDAALKETSQLTLIIKGDNSGTVEALEDALMKIEVGDEVELRVIHRGVGGITEGDINLAVAGNAIVLGFNVRAEGKATELANREGVDVRYYTVIYQAIDEIEQALKGMLKPEYEEVQLGRAEIREVFKSSKVGTIAGCMVLSGEIRRNARARLLRDNNVVQENLPISSLKRFKDDATEVREGFECGLTLGNYADLKVGDVIETFEMREKPRA
- a CDS encoding YlxR family protein, which codes for MPSELLRMVVVDGVVIPDTRRRLPGRGAWLHPDPDCLRNAEKRRAFPRAFRIGGPLDVEGVRGHVEQQSKQVAGTPRDRQEARKQVDPS
- the nusA gene encoding transcription termination factor NusA; protein product: MNVDIAALRAIERDKDIPFDTVLEAIETALLTAYKHTDGHHPHSRVEIDRKTGVVRVLAQELNTDGTVAEEWDDTPEGFGRIAATTARQVILQRLRDAEHERTFGEFSAKEGEIIGGVVQRDARANARGMVVVQLGDTEGVLPPAEQVPGEAYDHGSRIKCYVVGVSRGARGPQITLSRTHPNLVRKLFALEVPEIADGTVEIPAVAREAGHRSKIAVRSTVPGVNAKGACIGPMGARVRNVMSELAGEKIDIIDHSDDPATFVGNALSPAKVVSVRVLDERAKTARVVVPDFQLSLAIGKEGQNARLAARLTGWRIDIRSDADAGGSAPAGAATSGSAE
- the rimP gene encoding ribosome maturation factor RimP — its product is MSSPPRGELAAQLTPVVREAVESTGYDLESLDVNQAGRRRHVKAVVDGDDGIGLDDVARVTRAVSTALDEHDHLMAGPYTLEVTSPGAERPLTRPRHWKRNRLRLVKVKQPDQVEWFGRVGDADDTGVVLLVKGELRRVEYADVERAVVEVEFKQPPVEELALLDGKHSEEESE
- a CDS encoding ferritin-like domain-containing protein, which translates into the protein MSVEAVQEALAAEHAAVWTYGLVSAFITQQGAAVAEGATAHRARRDTTERWLRDQGATPTPPAAAYLPPTPVDSAASAIAALIAVETDACVAWRGVLERTDDATLRTSALDALTTSAVRATRWRKAAGLTPLSITFPGTPVG